The genomic segment GGTAGCGCTCGTCCAGCGCGGCATCGCGGCGAGCCCGACCGGACAGGTCCTGGTCGAACGCTGCCTACTCGGCTGGAAGGAAATCGAGTACGAGGTGATGCGGGATGCCAACGATACCTGCATCACCGTCTGCAACATGGAAAATCTCGACCCGATGGGGGTGCACACTGGCGATAGTATCGTGGTTGCGCCCTCGCAGACGCTGAGCGACCGCGATTATCAGATGCTGCGGAGCGCTGCGCTCAAGATCATCCGCGCGCTCGGCATCGTCGGTGGATGCAACATCCAGTTCGCGCTCGACCCGCATTCCGACCAGTATTATGTGATCGAGGTCAACCCGCGTGTCAGCCGCAGTTCGGCACTCGCCTCCAAAGCGACCGGTTATCCGATCGCTCGGATCGCCGCGAAGCTGGCGATCGGTCGGACGCTCGACGAGCTGCCGAACCCGGTCACCGGCAAGACGATGGCCTCGTTCGAGCCGGCTCTCGACTACTGTGTCGTGAAGATCCCGCGCTGGCCGTTCGATAAATTCCGCCACGGCGACCGGACACTGGGCTCGCAGATGAAAGCGACTGGCGAGGTGATGGCGATCGACCGCTGTTTCGAAGCTGCCCTCCAGAAGGCGGTTCGCGGCCTCGATACTGACCAGGCGGATCTCCGCTGGGAGGATCCACGCTGGCAGGACCCGGCGCAACTCGAGCACGCGTTGCGCGTCCCGACCGATCTGCGGTTGTGGGCTGTCGCTGCGGCCGTTCGACGCGGCTGGGAACCCGAGCGGGTGAGCGCGCTGAGCCGCATCGATGTCTGGTTCGTCCGTGCGATTCAGCGCATCGTCGCGCTGGAGGAGCACCTGGCGCACAAGCCGCTCACGGACGAGGTGCTCTGGGAGGCCAAACGTCTCGGCTACAGCGATCGGACGATCGCTGCCTTGCAGGGAACGACCGAAGAAGCGATCCGGGCGCAGCGGTACGCGTGGGGCATCGTCCCGGTCCACAAGCTGGTCGATACGTGTGCCGCGGAGTTCGCTGCCGAGACCCCGTACTTCTACGCGACCTACGAGGACGAGGATGAAGCGCCTCCCCTGGCACCACCGAAGGTGGCCGTTATCGGTGCCGGACCGATCCGGATCGGGCAAGGAATCGAGTTCGACTACTGCAGCGTGAAGGCTGCACAGGCGCTGCATCGGTCGGGCGTGGCGGCGATCATGCTCAACAACAATCCGGAAACAGTATCGACGGACTTCGATGCGTCCGACCGGCTGTACGTCGTGCCACTCGATGCGGAATCGATCATCGACGTGCTGCGCCATGAAGCGGCTGGCCGGATCGATGCCCTGCCGCCGGTGGTCGTCCAGTTCGGCGGACAGACCGCCATCAATGTCGCTGCCGACCTGGCAGCCGCCGGTGTGCCGATCCTGGGGACTGATCAGGAAGCGATCGATATCGCGGAGGACCGCCGGCGCTTCGAGCGGTTTCTGCGGGAACTGGGCATTCCGCAGCCGCCGGGTGCCGGTGTGCTCAGCCTCGAGGAGGCTCTGGCGACCGCTGAGCGGATCGGCTATCCGGTTCTCGTCCGCCCGTCGTACGTCCTCGGTGGTCGTGCGATGGAGGTCGTCTACCGGCGCGAGCAGCTGGAGCGGTATCTGGCTACATCGGGTGCGTTCGCCTCGGGCCGCCCGGTCCTCATCGACAAGTATTTGGACGGCATCGAACTCGAAGTGGATGCGATCTGTGACGGTCGCGAGGTGCTCGTTCCGGGCATCATGCAGCACATCGAGCGGGCCGGTGTGCATTCGGGGGACAGCTTCGCCGTTTATCCAGCCGTCGAGTTGCCGCACGAGCATGTCGAAACGCTCGTCCGGTATACCACCGAGATCGCGTTGGCACTGGGTGCGCGAGGGCTCATCAATATCCAGTTCGTTCTGCATGAGGGGACGGTCTACGTGCTCGAGGTCAATCCCCGCGCCTCGCGGACAGTGCCGTTCTTGAGCAAAGTGACCGGTGTGCCCATGGTCGATGTCGCGACGCGCATCTTGCTCGGCCAGTCGCTCGCCGAGCAGGGTTACCGCGGCGGGCTCTGGCCGCGGCAGCCGCTGGTGGCGGTGAAGGCACCGGTCTTCTCGATGGCGAAGTTGCACGGTGTCGACGTCCAGCTCGGGCCGGAAATGAAATCGACCGGTGAAGCGATGGGGATCGATCGCACGTTCGAAGCGGCTCTGGCGAAGGCGTTCCTGGCAGCGGGGCTGGTGATCCCGTCCGGTGCGCCAGTGCTGCTCAGCTTAGCGAACGAGGACAAGCCGGCCGGTGTGGAGCTGGCGCGTGGGCTCGTCGCGCTCGGTCACCCGATCGTGGCGACAGAAGGGACGGCCAACTATCTCCGCGCGCACCGTGTGCCGGTCGAGTTGACCGTCGCGCATATCGGCCACGGCCACCCGGATGTGCTGGAAGTCATCCTCGACCGCACCGTGCGCGGCGTCATCAATACGCCAGGCCGTGACGAGGGAACGATCCAGGACGGCTTCCTGATCCGTCGCGCCGCAGTGGAGCGCGGCATCCCCTGTCTCACCTCATTAGATACCGCTCGCGCGCTGGTCCGTGCGTTGCTCGGCGGGGGTGCGAGTTACACGGTGCAGCCACTGCCGGCTTATCGGACACGTGAGACGGTGCCGGCTCTCGTTTGAGGGGGGGCGA from the Thermomicrobium sp. 4228-Ro genome contains:
- the carB gene encoding carbamoyl-phosphate synthase large subunit — its product is MARQPLVSSVLVIGSGPIVIGQAAEFDYSGSQALRALREEGIRTIIVNSNPATIMTDEDMADVVYIEPLTVDVLERIIARERPEGLLATLGGQTGLNLAVQLAEADVLDRYGVRLLGTPLTAIQKAEDRQLFKELLLEIGEPVLESSTAYSVEEALRFADEVPLPLIVRPAFTLGGTGGGIAFTRDELVALVQRGIAASPTGQVLVERCLLGWKEIEYEVMRDANDTCITVCNMENLDPMGVHTGDSIVVAPSQTLSDRDYQMLRSAALKIIRALGIVGGCNIQFALDPHSDQYYVIEVNPRVSRSSALASKATGYPIARIAAKLAIGRTLDELPNPVTGKTMASFEPALDYCVVKIPRWPFDKFRHGDRTLGSQMKATGEVMAIDRCFEAALQKAVRGLDTDQADLRWEDPRWQDPAQLEHALRVPTDLRLWAVAAAVRRGWEPERVSALSRIDVWFVRAIQRIVALEEHLAHKPLTDEVLWEAKRLGYSDRTIAALQGTTEEAIRAQRYAWGIVPVHKLVDTCAAEFAAETPYFYATYEDEDEAPPLAPPKVAVIGAGPIRIGQGIEFDYCSVKAAQALHRSGVAAIMLNNNPETVSTDFDASDRLYVVPLDAESIIDVLRHEAAGRIDALPPVVVQFGGQTAINVAADLAAAGVPILGTDQEAIDIAEDRRRFERFLRELGIPQPPGAGVLSLEEALATAERIGYPVLVRPSYVLGGRAMEVVYRREQLERYLATSGAFASGRPVLIDKYLDGIELEVDAICDGREVLVPGIMQHIERAGVHSGDSFAVYPAVELPHEHVETLVRYTTEIALALGARGLINIQFVLHEGTVYVLEVNPRASRTVPFLSKVTGVPMVDVATRILLGQSLAEQGYRGGLWPRQPLVAVKAPVFSMAKLHGVDVQLGPEMKSTGEAMGIDRTFEAALAKAFLAAGLVIPSGAPVLLSLANEDKPAGVELARGLVALGHPIVATEGTANYLRAHRVPVELTVAHIGHGHPDVLEVILDRTVRGVINTPGRDEGTIQDGFLIRRAAVERGIPCLTSLDTARALVRALLGGGASYTVQPLPAYRTRETVPALV